From Fundulus heteroclitus isolate FHET01 unplaced genomic scaffold, MU-UCD_Fhet_4.1 scaffold_42, whole genome shotgun sequence, one genomic window encodes:
- the LOC110366402 gene encoding zinc finger protein 771 isoform X1 has product MSPVQHLREFIRERLTAAAEEIFSEVEKTIVRYEEDVRRLESCWRPQIKLTRIDLHKPHVSMEEEASAVQKFCDQGGRSCHDQEEVEPRWTEEEQVEPDPPLIEDQAPEPSLIKEEDPEAPLIDEQRDKGPALIKEEEEHPEPPLIEEQRDEKPNVKPESSWAKEEQKMETLIEERGEPAPPLIKEEEGDPEPPLNEEPNVKPESSTESHTGTKNSLSHTRTKKSRPNCGTKKKSFKCDICGKSLKKNYTLKKHYQTHTGERPFTCQTCGKGFSSKGNLNIHKRIHTGERPYSCQTCGKTFHQIGHLNIHKRIHTGERPFPCQTCGKSFYKICDLNVHKRTHTGEKPFTCQICGKSFIRSSQLNVHRRIHTGERPFPCQTCGRSFSHLGNLNVHRRTHTGERPFPCQTCGKKFRSNRNLNVHRRVHTGERPFSCQTCGKSFFQISHLNVHKITHTG; this is encoded by the exons ATGTCTCCAGTTCAGCATCTGAGAGAGTTTATCAGAGAGCGactgactgctgctgctgaagaaatctTCTCAGAGGTTGAGAAAACCATCGTCCGCTACGAGGAAGACGTCAGGCGGTTGGAAAGCTGCTGGAGACCCCAGATAAAACTCACCAGAATCG ACCTCCATAAGCCACATGTCTCCATGGAGGAGGAAGCTTCTGCCGTCCAAAAGTTTTGTGACCAGGGGGGAAGGTCTTGTCATGACCAGGAGGAAGTAGAGCCACGGTGGACTGAAGAggaacaggtggaaccagaTCCTCCCCTGATTGAAGATCAAGCCCCAGAACCTTCACTGATTAaagaagaagatccagaagctCCTCTAATTGACGAACAGAGGGATAAAGGACCTGCATTgattaaagaagaagaagagcaccCAGAACCTCCATTGATTGAAGAACAGAGGGATGAAAAACCAAATGTGAAGCCTGAGTCTTCATGGGCTAAAGAGGAACAAAAGATGGAAACACTGATTGAAGAGCGGGGCGAACCAGCACCTCCATTGATTAAAGAGGAAGAAGGGGACCCAGAACCTCCATTGAATGAAGAACCAAATGTGAAGCCTGAGTCTTCCACTGAATCTCATACTGGTACAAAAAACAGTCTGTCTCACACCAGAACAAAAAAGAGTCGGCCTAATTgcggtacaaaaaaaaagtctttcaaatgtgacatttgtggaaaatctttaaagaagaATTATACATTAAAAAAGCATTACCAaacccacacaggtgagagaCCTTTTActtgtcagacatgtggaaaaggtttcTCTAGCAAGGGTAATTTAAATATTCACAAgagaattcacacaggtgagagaCCATAttcttgtcagacatgtggaaaaaccTTTCACCAGATTGGTCATTTAAATATTCACAAGAGAATCCATACAGGTGAGAGGCCTTTTCCatgtcagacatgtggaaaatctttttataaaatttgtgatttaaatgttcacaagagaacccacacaggtgagaaacctttTACTTGTCAGATCTGTGGGAAAAGTTTCATTCGTAGTAGTCAATTAAATGTTCACAGGAGAATCCACACTGGTGAAAGGCCTTTTCCTTGTCAGACATGCGGAAGAAGTTTCTCACATCTTGgaaatttaaatgttcacagGAGAACCCACACAGGAGAGAGACCTTTTCcttgtcagacatgtggaaaaaaattccGTAGTAACCgtaatttaaatgttcataGGAGAGTCCACACAGGTGAGAgacctttttcttgtcagacatgtggaaaaagtttttttcagatTAGCCATTTAAATGTTCACAAGATAACCCACACAGGTTAG
- the LOC110366402 gene encoding zinc finger protein 664 isoform X2 codes for MEEEASAVQKFCDQGGRSCHDQEEVEPRWTEEEQVEPDPPLIEDQAPEPSLIKEEDPEAPLIDEQRDKGPALIKEEEEHPEPPLIEEQRDEKPNVKPESSWAKEEQKMETLIEERGEPAPPLIKEEEGDPEPPLNEEPNVKPESSTESHTGTKNSLSHTRTKKSRPNCGTKKKSFKCDICGKSLKKNYTLKKHYQTHTGERPFTCQTCGKGFSSKGNLNIHKRIHTGERPYSCQTCGKTFHQIGHLNIHKRIHTGERPFPCQTCGKSFYKICDLNVHKRTHTGEKPFTCQICGKSFIRSSQLNVHRRIHTGERPFPCQTCGRSFSHLGNLNVHRRTHTGERPFPCQTCGKKFRSNRNLNVHRRVHTGERPFSCQTCGKSFFQISHLNVHKITHTG; via the coding sequence ATGGAGGAGGAAGCTTCTGCCGTCCAAAAGTTTTGTGACCAGGGGGGAAGGTCTTGTCATGACCAGGAGGAAGTAGAGCCACGGTGGACTGAAGAggaacaggtggaaccagaTCCTCCCCTGATTGAAGATCAAGCCCCAGAACCTTCACTGATTAaagaagaagatccagaagctCCTCTAATTGACGAACAGAGGGATAAAGGACCTGCATTgattaaagaagaagaagagcaccCAGAACCTCCATTGATTGAAGAACAGAGGGATGAAAAACCAAATGTGAAGCCTGAGTCTTCATGGGCTAAAGAGGAACAAAAGATGGAAACACTGATTGAAGAGCGGGGCGAACCAGCACCTCCATTGATTAAAGAGGAAGAAGGGGACCCAGAACCTCCATTGAATGAAGAACCAAATGTGAAGCCTGAGTCTTCCACTGAATCTCATACTGGTACAAAAAACAGTCTGTCTCACACCAGAACAAAAAAGAGTCGGCCTAATTgcggtacaaaaaaaaagtctttcaaatgtgacatttgtggaaaatctttaaagaagaATTATACATTAAAAAAGCATTACCAaacccacacaggtgagagaCCTTTTActtgtcagacatgtggaaaaggtttcTCTAGCAAGGGTAATTTAAATATTCACAAgagaattcacacaggtgagagaCCATAttcttgtcagacatgtggaaaaaccTTTCACCAGATTGGTCATTTAAATATTCACAAGAGAATCCATACAGGTGAGAGGCCTTTTCCatgtcagacatgtggaaaatctttttataaaatttgtgatttaaatgttcacaagagaacccacacaggtgagaaacctttTACTTGTCAGATCTGTGGGAAAAGTTTCATTCGTAGTAGTCAATTAAATGTTCACAGGAGAATCCACACTGGTGAAAGGCCTTTTCCTTGTCAGACATGCGGAAGAAGTTTCTCACATCTTGgaaatttaaatgttcacagGAGAACCCACACAGGAGAGAGACCTTTTCcttgtcagacatgtggaaaaaaattccGTAGTAACCgtaatttaaatgttcataGGAGAGTCCACACAGGTGAGAgacctttttcttgtcagacatgtggaaaaagtttttttcagatTAGCCATTTAAATGTTCACAAGATAACCCACACAGGTTAG